Genomic window (Deinococcus yavapaiensis KR-236):
GGTCGCCGCGGCCGTTTGAGCCGCCGTGACGGTCAAGGCCTTCGTCATGCCGATCGCGAGGTGCGGCACGCCCTTCTCGTCGGGCACGAAGCACAGTTCGGCGTACGTGCCGGGCTTCGTGAAGTTCACCGTCGTCTTCTGCGACTGCCCGGGCAACAGCATTCCGACGCCGCCGATCATGTCGACCATCGCCAAGGCGGCGCCTTCGTTCTCCTTGAGCTTAGCGAGGAAGCCTTGGAGGTTCATGCCGTCGGGCAGACGCACGACTTGCACGTGGTGTGCTTCCTTGCCGGTGTTCGTGAGCGTCAAGGTCGTCCAGCCCGCCGGGATGGAGTCGGGCGACGTGAACTTGTACTCGCTGCTTTGAACGTCGACCGTCATGGGGTGGCCGTCGTGGGCGAACGCGAGGCTCGGCGTGGCGAGCATGGCGGCGGCGAGCAAGGTCGTGAGGCGGGTACGCATCGTCTTCTTCGTCTGGTTCATGTGAGTTCCTCCTGAATCGAACTCGCTTCGTTCGATCTGGGCTGACCTTACGAAGGCGGTCGTGATCGATCCGTGATTCACCTGGGATCGGCGTCACGCGGAACTTCGAGGCCTTCGTGAGCGGCGTGCGGGCTTCGGAGCGCCGTGAACGGCTTTCTCGGCGCGTGCCCGGCGCGAACATGAACGGATCATGGGTGAATCACGGATCGTCGCGCACCTTGAACCAGGCCGAACGAGCGCCACCCCCAGGAGGAACTTTCATGATGCGAACGAACGAAGCCGCTCCGATCTCCACGCCGACCTTCCCGACCTTCGAGGAAGTCAGCACCTTGCGCGTCGCCCTCGAAGGAGAAGTCGTGACGCCGTCCGACGCGACCTACGACGAGCTGCGCGCCGTTTGGAACGCCGACGCCGCCGACCGCCCCGCCTTGATCGTCCGTCCGCGCTCCGCGGTGGACGTGTCACGCGCCGTGCGCTTCGCTCGGGCTCGGGGCCTGCGGCTCACCGTGCGCGGCGGAGGTCACAGCCCCGCGGGCTTCTCCACCCTCGAAGGCGGCCTCGTGATCGACACGCGCCTTATGAAGTCGATCGTCGTGAATCCCGCGACGCGACGCGTTCGCTTGGAAAGCGGCTTGACGTGGGGCGAAGTCGCCCGCTTCCTGCAACCATACGACCTCGCCATCACGGCGGGCGACGTGCCGAGCGTCGGCGTGGCGGGCCTCACGCAAGGCGGCGGCGTCGGCTGGTTCGTGCGCAAGCACGGCCTCGCCGTGGACCGCCTGCGGGCCGTGGAACTCGTGACGGCCACCGGCGAGATCCTGCGCGCCACCGACACCGAGAACCGAGAGTTGTTCTGGGGCGTGCGTGGCGGCGGCGCGAACTTCGGCGTGATCACCGCGCTGGAATTCGAAGCGCATCCGGGCGGGCTCGTCACGGGCGGTGTCATCGCCTTCGACGGCACGAACGCCCGCCACTTGTTCGGCGAGTACGCTCGCCTCGCCAAAACGGCGCCCGACGACTTGTCCACGCAAGGCATCCTGATGGCCGCGCCGCCCCTTCCTTTCTTACCCGCCGAGATGATCGGCAAGCCGCTGTTCATCGTGGCGCTGTGCCACAGCGGTGACGTGGCCGAAGGCGAACGCCTCGTCCAAGCGTTCCGCGCGATGGGGCAGCCTTTGTTCGACATGACCGGTGTCGTGCCGTACGCGGAACTCGTGAACTCGCCGCTGTACGTACAAGCCGGCGAGCTCGGCATGCGGCACTTCGTGCGCTCCCACTTCGTCAAGGCCGTCGACGACGCGTTCCTCGACTCGCTCGTGAACGCCACGACGAACGTCTTCAATCCCGGCACGGTCGTGCAACTGCGCGTCCTGGGCGGTGAGATCGCGCGCATTCCGACGTCCTCGACGGCCTTCTCGCACCGCGAGGCCCAAGGGTTGCTGATGATCGAGCACCTGTGCCCGCTCGACGTGCCCGCCGCAGCGGCCACCGAAGCGCTCGCCGCGACGGAAGCGGTATGGAACGCCTTGCTTCCCTTCTCGCAAGGCTTGTACGCCAACTTCCTCGGGCGCGGCGAGGAGGCGCGCGCGAAACTCGCCTTCCGCGCCGAGATCTACGACCGCCTCGCGCGCCTCAAAGACCGCCTCGATCCCGACAACGTCTTCTCGCGCAACGCCAACGTGAAGCCGCTCTCGCCCGCGTGGCTGCGCTGAGTCCGGAGGAACCTCGAATGCTGCGCTCGACCGTCCGTCCCTTCCTGCGAGCCGCCCTGCTGGGCGTCCTCACGCTCGGCTCGACCTTCGCCTCCGACGCCGTGCCGACGCGTGACAGCCTTATCTCGTCGTTCCTGTCGCGCCGCGAAGGCACCGTTCCCCTGGCGGAGGCGACGCGCGGCGTGCGCGAGTTCACCTTGGAAGTGCACCGGATCAAGACCGAGATCGCGCCCGGCGAGACGGTCGAGCAGTGGGCCTTCTCCTTTCCGGGGCAAGCGCCCAGCGTGCCCGGCCCGGAACTTCGCGTGAAGCTCGGTGAGCGCGTCCGCATCACCCTCAAGAACACGCACGACCAACCGCACGCCGTTCACCTGCACGGCATCACGTCCCTCGCGCAGGAGATGGACGGCGTGCCGCACCTCTCGGGCCGCGTGATGCCCAATGGATCGTACACGTACGAGTTCGTCGCGACCGAGGCGGGAACCTTCGCGTACCACTGCCACGAACAGACGAACGTTCACCTCGACATGGGCATGTACGGCGCCCTCGTCGTCGAGGACCCCGATCATCCCCATCCGTGGACGGCCGAGCACACCCTCATCCTCGACGAGTGGGACAGCCACCACGACGATCCCGCCCGCGCTGGGTACACGCCCCGATACGACACCTTCCTCGTCAACGGCAAGTCCTTCCCGCTCATTCCCGACCTCGCGATTCCGGCGGGCGAGACGCACCTCGTGCGCTTCATCGCTATGGGAAGCGAGCCGCACAGCCTCCACCTGCACGGCACGTCCTTCCTCGTGATCGCCAAGGACGGGCACGACCTGCCCCTGCCGTACGTCGCCGACACCTTGCCGATCCTGCCCGGCGAACGGTACGACCTCCTCGTGAAGGGCCGCGACGGCACCTTTCCTTGGCACGACCACAACGCGAACGCCAACACGAACGCGGGCGTGTACCCGGGCGGCATGCACTTCGACGTCGTCGGAAGCCCCGCTCTTCGTGCCGACGGCACGCCCGCCACGACAAATCCGCACGCGGGCCACGGCATGACGAGCGCGACCGTCGCGACCTCGGCGGCCTCGTCGAGCGACTCCGCGCCTTCGAGCGCGACCGTTACCATCTCGAACTTCGAGTTCGGGCCCGAGGACGTCGTCGTCTCCACGGGGGGACGCGTCACGTGGCAAAACGACGACGAGGTGGCGCACGTCCTCGTCGTGAGCCTGAACGGCGCCGAGCAACGCCTCGACTTGCCCGCGCACGGCCACGTCACCATCACGTTTCCGGCGGCGGGTCGCGTCGCCTACCACTGCCTGCCGCATCCGTTCATGACCGGGAGCGTCGACGTTCGCTGACCGTGTGTTGCCTTTCATTTCTGTCATGCTGAAGCCACCCCACTTTTGTTTCCCTCGAATCCGGAGGTTCTGCTCGTGCACATCCGTTTCGCGCCCGTCCCGCCCGAATTCACGCTCGACTTGCCGTTCGACACCCTCGTCCGCAAGGACGCCCGCTTCACGCACCTCGCCCGCTTGCGCGCCCGCGGCGTTTTGGATCACGTCGTGCAAGACAGCGCCGACTTGCAGCAAGCCCACCTCGTCGTGGGGTCTCACGTCGGGACGCCCGGACGTACCGCCGCGCGCCACGCGATGTTCGAAGGCTGGTCGCTCGGCGCCTTGGAGTACGCGCTCGGCTTCGACTCGACCTGCGTCACGCGTTCGTCGTGCGACGAACCGTCCACGTGGTCGCGCGGCATCGCGTTTCTCGTGCATGAAGGACGGGTGTCGCGTCGCCTCGACTTGTCCGACGACGCGGACCGCTTCGAACTCGACTGGTCGCGTGGCGCCAGGGGTGTGAGCGCCCACCTGCACCGACTCGACCCCCAAGGCCGCTTGGAACGCCTCGTTCTGGCTTGAAGCGATCACGACCCATCCCGGTTTTCGGCACCCACTTCTTTCCTCGAGGAGACCGACATGAACACCGCTCGTCCCGACGCCCGCCTTTTTCCGACCCTCGCCCTCGTGGTCTGGCCCACGCCGACTCCATCTGCCCGTCTCGCCTCGGCGAGCTCGTCGCTTCGCCCGTCGTTGTTTCCGGCCCTCGCCTCGGTTCGCTGGCAAGGCTCGCCGCGCGTGGGCGCTTGAACGGACGATTGGCAGAAGCGAACGCCGCCGGAATTCCGGCGGCGTTCGCTTTTCGTGGTCGTGCTCAGTCGTTGCGATTGTTGCCCTTGTCGTCGTTGCCACGGTTGCCGTCGTTGCCGTGGTTGTGCGAATTCTCGCCGCCCTTGCGTCCGATCTCGGCCATGTGCTGACGATCTTGGCTGACGGCCTCGCCGCCCTTGCGGCCCGCTTCGCGCGCTTCTTCCGAGGTGAACTCGTGCGCGTTTCCGCGTTCGTGCGACGCGCGCCCACCTTGGCTGGCGATTTCGCGTTGCTTCTCGGGGTCCATGGAGGCGAATCCGCGCTTGTCGTCGTTCTTGTCCTGGTTCGTCATGTTCTTCCTCCTCTTGGGGATTTGGTCGTTCATGCCGCTCGGGCACGACGTCAGTGTGAACTTCGCGCGTGAATACGGTTGTCGAGACAATTCAAGCCTGTTTGTGCAAATGCACATCAGTGCACCGCTCGTCCGTTGTGCACTTGCCTATGGCAAAACTGTCATGGCGCCGCGAGCGCTGGCCGTGCCGTCACGCTTTGCGCGCCTCGAGCCACGTCCGCTCGACACGGCAGCCCGAAGAAAGTGCGTGCAACATTTCCTCCAACGCGTCGCCCGCCGCGCCCGACTCCTCGCGCGTCATCGGGGCGAGGGCGTCGAACAGAAAGTACGCGCGCGTCGTTTCCTCGGTGAGTCGAGTGCGCGTGCCTTGCCGCCAATTCCACGCGCGACACGTCACGCCACGCTCGTCCGCCCAGACCACCTCGCCCTGAGCGGGACGATCGACGAACGGCGCTCCGTCTTTCGTGGAGTCGAACGGCTCGGCGCCGCTCGCGAACTTCAACGTCACGCGCCCGACGACGCGGTCGAGATCCTCGCCGCCGCACGGCACCACGAAGCGCACGCTCGCGGCATTGTACGCGTCCACGAGACGGTTCACCCTCGGCAACTCGCCGCCCTTGAGAACGCGCGAGATGAGCGCCTCGGCCGAGTTGAGGGTGCGCTGCGGCTTCACGCCGAACGCGCGGTACGCCTCGCGCCACGCGGCGATGTGCGGATGTTCGGGCAGGGCGAGGCTCGTGAAGATCCGCCGGACGTGCTCCTCGGCTTCTCGAAGCAGGGCGTCGCTTCGCGCGTCGCTCGGGCCGTTCGTGAGGTCGCGAGCGGTCAGGACGAGCGCGTGGTACGTCGGAAAGCGGTCGGCGACGCGCGGATCGATCGACATCGACTCGCTCACGCGCGTTCCTCGCCGGAACTCGCCGCCAGCGTCGTCAAGGCGTCGCCGCTCAGGCCGTAATCGATCCACACGGGATTGGCCTTGGCGCCGAGGCGCTCGTAGAAGCGCCGCCCACCCGCGTT
Coding sequences:
- a CDS encoding FAD-binding oxidoreductase, producing MMRTNEAAPISTPTFPTFEEVSTLRVALEGEVVTPSDATYDELRAVWNADAADRPALIVRPRSAVDVSRAVRFARARGLRLTVRGGGHSPAGFSTLEGGLVIDTRLMKSIVVNPATRRVRLESGLTWGEVARFLQPYDLAITAGDVPSVGVAGLTQGGGVGWFVRKHGLAVDRLRAVELVTATGEILRATDTENRELFWGVRGGGANFGVITALEFEAHPGGLVTGGVIAFDGTNARHLFGEYARLAKTAPDDLSTQGILMAAPPLPFLPAEMIGKPLFIVALCHSGDVAEGERLVQAFRAMGQPLFDMTGVVPYAELVNSPLYVQAGELGMRHFVRSHFVKAVDDAFLDSLVNATTNVFNPGTVVQLRVLGGEIARIPTSSTAFSHREAQGLLMIEHLCPLDVPAAAATEALAATEAVWNALLPFSQGLYANFLGRGEEARAKLAFRAEIYDRLARLKDRLDPDNVFSRNANVKPLSPAWLR
- a CDS encoding multicopper oxidase family protein; translated protein: MLRSTVRPFLRAALLGVLTLGSTFASDAVPTRDSLISSFLSRREGTVPLAEATRGVREFTLEVHRIKTEIAPGETVEQWAFSFPGQAPSVPGPELRVKLGERVRITLKNTHDQPHAVHLHGITSLAQEMDGVPHLSGRVMPNGSYTYEFVATEAGTFAYHCHEQTNVHLDMGMYGALVVEDPDHPHPWTAEHTLILDEWDSHHDDPARAGYTPRYDTFLVNGKSFPLIPDLAIPAGETHLVRFIAMGSEPHSLHLHGTSFLVIAKDGHDLPLPYVADTLPILPGERYDLLVKGRDGTFPWHDHNANANTNAGVYPGGMHFDVVGSPALRADGTPATTNPHAGHGMTSATVATSAASSSDSAPSSATVTISNFEFGPEDVVVSTGGRVTWQNDDEVAHVLVVSLNGAEQRLDLPAHGHVTITFPAAGRVAYHCLPHPFMTGSVDVR
- a CDS encoding KGG domain-containing protein; the protein is MTNQDKNDDKRGFASMDPEKQREIASQGGRASHERGNAHEFTSEEAREAGRKGGEAVSQDRQHMAEIGRKGGENSHNHGNDGNRGNDDKGNNRND
- a CDS encoding B3/B4 domain-containing protein, whose translation is MSIDPRVADRFPTYHALVLTARDLTNGPSDARSDALLREAEEHVRRIFTSLALPEHPHIAAWREAYRAFGVKPQRTLNSAEALISRVLKGGELPRVNRLVDAYNAASVRFVVPCGGEDLDRVVGRVTLKFASGAEPFDSTKDGAPFVDRPAQGEVVWADERGVTCRAWNWRQGTRTRLTEETTRAYFLFDALAPMTREESGAAGDALEEMLHALSSGCRVERTWLEARKA